In one window of Nesterenkonia sandarakina DNA:
- a CDS encoding TetR/AcrR family transcriptional regulator has product MGHAPSTVQRLIDAYQEILISDGERGATLELIARRAGVSKGGLTYHFKSKDELAASLFDRLRGLVEADLAIMRDDPSQAAVYYVKSSLEIQSPLERCNTAVTRLAQGSHPEANELLAQCRTRWFDVLVDAVGHEDMVHLVMLLGDGIYFNAALTGTGALPAETDPATIDRIVRLIGTIKY; this is encoded by the coding sequence ATGGGTCACGCTCCGAGCACAGTGCAGCGGCTGATCGACGCCTACCAGGAGATCCTGATCTCCGACGGCGAGCGCGGTGCGACCTTGGAGCTGATCGCCCGGCGCGCCGGAGTCTCCAAGGGCGGACTGACCTACCACTTCAAGTCCAAGGACGAACTCGCCGCGTCGCTCTTCGACCGGCTGCGCGGCCTGGTGGAGGCCGATCTGGCGATCATGCGGGATGACCCGTCCCAGGCGGCCGTCTACTACGTGAAGAGCTCCCTGGAGATCCAGAGTCCGCTGGAGCGCTGCAACACGGCGGTCACCCGGTTGGCCCAGGGCTCACACCCGGAGGCCAATGAGCTTCTGGCCCAGTGTCGGACCCGATGGTTCGACGTGCTGGTGGACGCCGTGGGGCACGAGGACATGGTGCACCTGGTGATGCTGCTCGGCGATGGGATCTACTTCAACGCTGCGCTCACCGGCACCGGTGCCCTGCCCGCAGAGACCGACCCAGCCACGATCGACCGGATCGTCCGCCTGATCGGGACCATCAAGTACTGA
- a CDS encoding flavin reductase family protein, translating to MNGFVPYPVRETYRLIEPGPTVLISTSDGVRDNIMTNAFNMPVRHDGILAVIVGTWDTSFATLQATRQCVIGIPGADLMRTTVQVGNSSSQDIDKWEHFGLTRVPGVSVAAPLIGECVANIECKVEDDSLVEDYSLWLLRTTAAWIRPDAAPAPEFHHRGNGTFTTNGELHDLSDEMTKWKYFTD from the coding sequence ATGAATGGATTCGTGCCCTATCCGGTCCGGGAGACCTACCGGCTGATCGAGCCGGGACCCACGGTGCTGATCTCCACCTCCGACGGAGTCCGGGACAACATCATGACCAACGCGTTCAACATGCCGGTCCGGCACGACGGCATCCTGGCGGTGATCGTGGGGACCTGGGACACCAGCTTCGCGACCCTGCAGGCCACGCGGCAGTGTGTGATCGGGATCCCCGGGGCGGACCTGATGCGCACCACGGTGCAGGTGGGCAACTCCTCCAGCCAGGACATCGACAAATGGGAGCATTTCGGACTGACCCGGGTCCCAGGTGTCAGCGTCGCGGCGCCGCTGATCGGGGAGTGCGTGGCGAACATCGAGTGCAAGGTCGAGGACGACTCCCTGGTGGAGGACTACTCGCTGTGGCTGCTGCGCACCACGGCCGCATGGATCCGGCCCGACGCCGCGCCGGCCCCGGAGTTCCACCACCGCGGCAACGGGACCTTCACCACCAATGGGGAGCTGCACGACCTCAGCGATGAGATGACGAAGTGGAAGTACTTCACCGACTAG
- a CDS encoding APC family permease, whose product MSHATLGNDRGAPPAGQGKGLSAGTLGVWGSVVIGLASTAPVYSLAASLGFVVLAVGAQAPIAFILAFIPMLFIAFAYRELNREIPDCGTSFTWATKAFGPWVGWMAGWGVAVAGIVVLANLAQIAGIYFWLLIGDGSLADNSVLVTATGVFFIAAMTYVSYRGVEIGAKLQNVLLAVQYLALILFVVFCLIGIANGTAENATTPSWDWFNPFAFESVEGFTEAVLLALFIYWGWDACLALNEETRDARRIPGRAALISTVLLLVTYVGVTVAAMMYAGVGEAGSGLGNENNAEDVFFALKDVVLGPAAWLLVVAVLVSAVSSTQTTILPTARGTLSMAVYRALPRRFSTVHPRFKTPSFSTLVMGIAAIAYYVVMTMISENILADSILSLGLAIAFYYSITGYACVWYFRRELFSSAHHVIYRFLLPLLGALILTAAFIKSAFDMASVDYGYSVLLGIGGTFVVGIGSLSLGLVLMLLWWTRSGARPFFRGESLNAETAVLVPDSPEDSPRSPDGGLT is encoded by the coding sequence ATGAGTCATGCAACTCTCGGCAACGATCGCGGCGCTCCGCCAGCCGGTCAGGGCAAGGGCCTCTCCGCCGGCACGCTGGGAGTCTGGGGCTCGGTGGTCATCGGGCTCGCGTCCACAGCGCCGGTCTATTCGCTGGCGGCCTCGCTGGGGTTCGTGGTCCTCGCGGTCGGCGCCCAGGCTCCGATCGCGTTCATCCTGGCGTTCATCCCGATGCTCTTCATCGCCTTCGCCTACCGGGAGCTCAATCGAGAGATCCCCGACTGCGGCACCTCCTTCACCTGGGCCACGAAGGCGTTCGGGCCGTGGGTGGGCTGGATGGCCGGCTGGGGCGTGGCGGTCGCAGGCATCGTGGTGCTGGCGAACCTGGCCCAGATCGCCGGGATCTACTTCTGGCTGCTGATCGGCGACGGCTCGCTGGCGGATAACTCCGTGCTGGTGACCGCCACCGGAGTCTTCTTCATCGCCGCCATGACCTATGTCAGCTATCGCGGCGTGGAGATCGGGGCCAAGCTCCAGAACGTGCTGTTGGCGGTGCAGTACCTCGCGCTGATCCTCTTCGTGGTCTTCTGCCTCATCGGGATCGCGAATGGGACCGCTGAGAACGCCACCACGCCGTCCTGGGACTGGTTCAACCCGTTCGCCTTCGAGAGCGTGGAAGGCTTCACCGAGGCGGTGCTGCTGGCGCTGTTCATCTACTGGGGCTGGGACGCCTGCCTCGCCCTGAATGAGGAGACCCGGGATGCCCGCCGGATCCCCGGACGTGCAGCCCTGATCTCCACGGTGCTGCTCCTGGTGACCTACGTCGGGGTGACCGTCGCGGCGATGATGTACGCCGGGGTCGGCGAGGCGGGGTCCGGCCTGGGCAATGAGAACAACGCGGAGGACGTGTTCTTCGCCCTGAAGGACGTCGTCCTGGGACCGGCCGCCTGGCTGCTGGTGGTCGCGGTCCTGGTCTCCGCGGTCTCCTCCACGCAGACCACGATCCTGCCCACCGCCCGCGGCACCTTGTCCATGGCTGTCTACCGGGCGCTGCCCCGCCGGTTCAGCACCGTGCACCCGCGGTTCAAGACCCCCTCGTTCTCCACGCTGGTCATGGGAATCGCGGCGATCGCCTACTACGTGGTGATGACCATGATCAGCGAGAACATCCTGGCTGATTCCATCCTCTCCCTGGGACTGGCGATCGCCTTCTACTATTCGATCACCGGCTACGCCTGCGTCTGGTACTTCCGCCGGGAGCTCTTCAGCTCCGCACACCATGTGATCTACCGCTTCCTGCTGCCCCTGCTGGGCGCGCTGATCCTCACCGCCGCGTTCATCAAATCGGCCTTCGACATGGCCAGCGTGGATTACGGCTACAGCGTGCTGCTGGGCATCGGCGGGACCTTCGTGGTGGGCATCGGCTCGCTCTCGCTGGGCCTGGTGCTGATGCTGCTCTGGTGGACCCGGTCCGGAGCGCGGCCGTTCTTCCGCGGGGAGAGCCTGAACGCCGAGACGGCCGTGCTGGTGCCTGACTCCCCCGAGGATTCACCTCGTTCACCTGATGGAGGCTTGACCTGA
- a CDS encoding MBL fold metallo-hydrolase, translating into MIEYGVAPGIHLISQANVNCYVVEAEDGITLIDAGLPRMWHEVMEVLKTRHRMPYEVKALVLTHGHFDHLGFALRAQQSLGIPVIIHHEDAELATKPYRYATERNRLLYPLGHPRSLPLLGRMVGAGALTVKGVHGVQLMTAGSVLDVPGFPVPVHTPGHTDGHCILHFPDRRAVFTGDALVTLDPYTGQTGPQIVAGAATKNTAQAIDSLEAISRTGADHLLPGHGSVWSEGAQSAVEAARGVGRH; encoded by the coding sequence ATGATCGAATACGGTGTAGCCCCTGGCATCCATCTCATCTCGCAGGCGAATGTGAACTGTTACGTCGTCGAGGCCGAGGACGGCATCACCCTGATCGACGCCGGACTGCCACGGATGTGGCACGAGGTCATGGAGGTGCTCAAGACGCGCCACCGGATGCCCTATGAGGTGAAGGCGCTGGTGCTGACCCATGGACACTTCGACCACCTGGGCTTCGCGCTGCGTGCCCAGCAGAGCCTGGGGATTCCGGTGATCATCCACCACGAGGACGCCGAGCTGGCCACGAAGCCGTATCGCTACGCCACCGAGCGCAACCGGCTGCTCTACCCGTTGGGCCACCCGCGGTCACTGCCGCTGCTGGGACGGATGGTGGGCGCCGGCGCGCTGACCGTCAAAGGCGTCCACGGCGTGCAGCTGATGACGGCCGGATCGGTGCTGGACGTTCCCGGCTTCCCCGTGCCGGTGCACACCCCGGGACACACCGACGGACACTGCATCCTGCACTTCCCCGATCGCCGCGCGGTGTTCACCGGGGACGCGCTGGTGACCCTGGATCCCTATACCGGGCAGACGGGTCCCCAGATCGTCGCCGGCGCCGCCACCAAGAACACCGCGCAGGCCATCGACTCACTCGAGGCCATCTCCCGCACCGGGGCCGATCACCTGCTCCCCGGCCATGGCAGCGTCTGGTCCGAGGGCGCGCAGTCCGCCGTGGAGGCCGCACGCGGGGTGGGTCGCCACTGA
- a CDS encoding saccharopine dehydrogenase family protein gives MRILILGAGGVGSAAVRIAVRRDFFDLLVVADYDPARPQTLVDSLGDDRLLAAQVDASSAEAVAAVITDHQITHVLNAVDPRFVMPIFNGCFAAGATYLDMAMSLSVRHPEEPFTKTGVMLGDEQFAQARAWEDAGRLALVGMGVEPGLSDVFARYAEDELFSSIDELGVRDGANLVVAGADGEPAFAPSFSIWTTIEECLNPPVVFERETGWHTTEPFSESEVFRFPEGIGEVECVNVEHEEVILMPRWTKARRVTFKYGLGDEFIDVLKTLHKLGLDSTEPVLVKGMPVAPRDVVAAALPDPATLGERMTGKTCAGVYVTGIGKDGAPRAVYLYHVVDNEWSMAEYGSQAVVWQTAVNPVVALELLANGTWQGTGVLGPEAFDSRPFLELLAADSGYGSPWGLEERS, from the coding sequence ATGCGTATTCTCATCCTTGGAGCTGGCGGCGTGGGATCTGCCGCGGTCCGGATCGCGGTCCGCCGTGACTTCTTCGACCTGCTGGTGGTCGCGGACTACGATCCGGCCCGGCCGCAGACCCTGGTCGACTCGCTGGGCGACGATCGTCTGCTGGCCGCCCAGGTCGATGCCTCCTCCGCGGAGGCGGTGGCCGCTGTGATCACAGACCACCAGATCACCCATGTGCTCAACGCGGTGGACCCGCGGTTCGTGATGCCGATCTTCAATGGCTGCTTCGCCGCCGGAGCGACCTATCTGGACATGGCGATGAGCCTCTCGGTCAGACACCCGGAGGAGCCCTTCACCAAGACCGGTGTGATGCTCGGCGACGAGCAGTTCGCCCAGGCCCGGGCATGGGAGGACGCCGGCCGGCTCGCGCTTGTGGGCATGGGCGTGGAGCCTGGGCTCTCCGATGTCTTCGCCCGCTACGCCGAGGACGAGCTGTTCAGCTCGATCGATGAGCTGGGGGTGCGCGACGGTGCCAACCTGGTCGTCGCGGGGGCCGACGGCGAACCGGCCTTCGCCCCGTCCTTCTCGATCTGGACCACGATCGAGGAGTGCCTGAACCCCCCGGTGGTCTTCGAACGCGAGACCGGCTGGCACACCACCGAGCCGTTCAGCGAATCCGAGGTCTTCCGGTTCCCCGAGGGGATCGGCGAGGTGGAATGCGTCAACGTGGAGCACGAGGAGGTGATCCTGATGCCGCGCTGGACCAAGGCCCGGCGGGTCACCTTCAAGTACGGACTCGGTGACGAGTTCATCGACGTGCTCAAGACCCTGCACAAGCTGGGCCTGGACTCCACCGAGCCCGTGCTGGTCAAAGGCATGCCGGTGGCTCCACGCGACGTGGTCGCCGCGGCGCTGCCGGATCCTGCCACCCTCGGTGAGCGGATGACCGGGAAGACCTGCGCCGGGGTGTATGTGACCGGGATCGGCAAGGACGGTGCGCCCCGTGCCGTGTACCTCTACCACGTGGTGGACAATGAGTGGTCGATGGCGGAGTACGGCTCGCAGGCGGTGGTGTGGCAGACCGCGGTGAACCCGGTGGTGGCCCTGGAGCTGCTGGCCAACGGCACCTGGCAGGGCACCGGGGTGCTGGGTCCGGAGGCCTTCGACTCCCGGCCGTTCCTGGAGCTGCTCGCCGCGGACTCCGGCTACGGCTCACCGTGGGGGTTGGAAGAGCGCTCCTAG